One window from the genome of Nicotiana sylvestris chromosome 9, ASM39365v2, whole genome shotgun sequence encodes:
- the LOC138878150 gene encoding uncharacterized protein → MSKVIKRIKEGVVIKILTLFNQVWRVIKKGDFPLLQSKQEKKPEGHVSTKTLDIDDYTDEHMAITQINSKEKNQLYNAISREDFEKISSCDTAKEMWDKLEVTYEGTSKVKETMINHLIRDYELFQMKEDESTEDMFG, encoded by the exons ATGTCCAAAGTTATAAAAAGAATTAAGGAAGGAGTTGTAATCAAGATTCTTACACTATTCAATCAAG TTTGGCGAGTCATCAAGAAGGGTGACTTTCCTCTCCTACagtccaaacaagaaaagaaaccagaAGGACACGTATCTACTAAAACCCTTGATATTGATGACTATACTGATGAGCATATGGCAATCACGCAGATAAATTCAAAGGAAAAAAATCAATTATACAATGCTATAAGCAGAGAAGATTTTGAAAAAATATCAAGTTGTGACACAGCCAAAGAAATGTGGGATAAACTTGAAGTTACCTATGAAGGTACCAGTAAAGTAAAAGAGACAATGATAAACCATCTGATTCGTGATTATGAGTTGTTTCAAATGAAGGAAGATGAATCCACTGAAGACATGTTTGGCTGA